The Prunus persica cultivar Lovell chromosome G8, Prunus_persica_NCBIv2, whole genome shotgun sequence genome includes a region encoding these proteins:
- the LOC18766775 gene encoding small nuclear ribonucleoprotein Sm D2: MSRPMEEDVVKNEEEEFNTGPLSVLMMSVKNNTQVLINCRNNRKLLGRVRAFDRHCNMVLENVREMWTEVPKTGKGKKKAQPVNKDRFISKMFLRGDSVIIVLRNPK; this comes from the exons ATGAG CCGGCCAATGGAGGAGGAT GTTGTCAAGAACGAGGAGGAGGAATTTAATACAGGACCACTCTCTGTTCTTATGATGAGTGTGAAGAATAATACTCAG GTGCTCATCAATTGTCGTAACAACAGAAAGCTTCTTGGTCGTGTGAGAGCATTTGACAGGCATTGCAACATGGTTCTGGAAAATGTTAGGGAGATGTGGACTGAG GTGCCAAAGACTGGAAAAGGCAAGAAAAAGGCCCAACCTGTTAACAAGGATAGATTCATCAGCAAGATGTTTCTCCGTGGGGATTCAGTTATTATTGTTCTTAGGAATCCTAAGTGA
- the LOC18766809 gene encoding putative pentatricopeptide repeat-containing protein At1g12700, mitochondrial, whose product MSSSGTASKVKLSSLFTNPQRPTSSNSKTSSKLSSLFIKNQGTPTSSNPTTSSENPISKVPIQTQLERFLETNCKSGNVTINEALHYFEHMIQMQPTPPIWSFNRLFGGLAKSKHCSQVFLFYNKLISVGLLPNFITLNILLNCFCNVNRARDGFVVMGSLLRRGYRPSTVTYTALLKGLCMEDRIDVATRLFKTMIKLGCQPTVVTFGTLINGLCRTGNTNVALRLHEEMANGNGVYGVECKPSVVSYGTIIDGLCKAGLVDKAKELFIEMKDRGFVPDVIVYSALIHELYYNEKWEAAKALLNEMVDQGVRPNVVTFNVLIGVLCRRGHLKESSDLLKLMIQRGIDPDVFTYNTLMDGFCLAGRLNEARELFHSIPSRGCEPDAISYNVLINGYCKNRNIQEAVNLYKEMIGKGTRPTVITYNSLLTGLFHMGKVQDAQELFGEMQTQNLLPNSTTYKILLDGLCKTDCVPEAMEVFRTLENCNFKISVEMLNCLIDGFCKAGNLEVAWDLFLTLSNRGLAPNVITYSVMIHGLCIEGQLEKANGLFIEMEANGCAPNVIIYNILMRGFCQSDDSAKVVELLHMMVARNLSPDSCTISIVIDLLSKDEKYRKCLDLLPTFPATSQSKMT is encoded by the coding sequence ATGAGCTCTTCAGGAACAGCTTCAAAAGTAAAGTTATCATCTTTATTCACAAACCCACAAAGACCCACatcttcaaattccaaaacttcaagcAAGCTTTCATCTTTGTTCATCAAGAACCAAGGCACGCCCACTTCTTCAAATCCCACAACTTCATCAGAAAACCCAATTTCCAAAGTTCCAATCCAAACCCAACTTGAAAGATTTCTCGAAACCAACTGTAAGTCAGGTAATGTTACCATCAATGAAGCGCTGCACTATTTTGAGCACATGATTCAAATGCAACCCACTCCTCCAATTTGGTCATTCAATCGTTTATTTGGTGGACTTGCCAAGAGTAAGCATTGCTctcaagtttttttgttttacaatAAGTTAATATCTGTTGGGTTGTTGCCTAATTTCATTACGCTTAATATTTTGCTTAATTGCTTTTGTAACGTGAACCGGGCTCGTGATGGTTTTGTGGTTATGGGAAGTCTTTTAAGGAGGGGCTATAGACCAAGTACTGTGACTTATACGGCATTGCTTAAAGGGTTGTGTATGGAGGATAGGATTGATGTGGCAACCAGGTTGTTTAAGACAATGATCAAGTTGGGGTGTCAGCCTACTGTGGTTACTTTTGGTACTTTGATTAACGGGTTGTGTCGGACAGGAAATACGAATGTTGCGCTTCGGTTACATGAAGAAATGGCTAATGGGAATGGTGTCTATGGTGTTGAGTGTAAGCCAAGTGTAGTATCTTATGGGACCATTATTGATGGGCTCTGTAAAGCTGGGTTGGTAGATAAGGCGAAAGAACTTTTCATAGAAATGAAAGATAGAGGATTTGTCCCTGATGTGATTGTATATAGTGCTCTAATACATGAACTATACTACAATGAAAAATGGGAAGCGGCTAAAGCTTTGTTAAATGAGATGGTGGATCAGGGTGTCAGGCCTAATGTGGTGACATTCAATGTGTTAATAGGAGTGCTTTGCAGAAGGGGACATCTGAAAGAAAGCAGTGACTTGTTAAAGTTGATGATTCAAAGGGGCATAGATCCTGATGTATTTACTTACAACACTTTGATGGATGGCTTCTGTTTAGCGGGTAGGCTTAATGAAGCAAGAGAGCTGTTTCATTCTATCCCAAGTAGAGGGTGTGAACCTGATGCTATTAGCTACAATGTGTTGATCAATGGATACTGCAAGAATAGGAATATACAGGAAGCTGTCAATCTTTACAAGGAAATGATTGGCAAAGGAACTAGGCCAACAGTAATAACATATAACTCCTTATTAACTGGTCTTTTTCATATGGGTAAAGTTCAGGATGCACAAGAACTTTTTGGTGAAATGCAAACTCAGAACCTGTTACcaaattcaacaacatataaaaTATTGTTGGACGGGCTTTGCAAAACTGATTGCGTACCAGAGGCAATGGAAGTTTTCCGTACTTTAGAAAATTGCAACTTCAAAATTAGTGTCGAAATGTTAAATTGCCTTATTGATGGCTTCTGTAAAGCAGGGAACCTTGAAGTTGCTTGGGATCTTTTTCTTACATTGTCAAATAGAGGCCTGGCACCGAATGTTATAACATATTCCGTGATGATTCATGGGCTCTGTATAGAAGGACAACTGGAAAAGGCAaatggtttgtttatagaaatggAAGCGAATGGTTGTGCTCCAAATGTCATTATTTATAATATCCTCATGCGTGGTTTCTGCCAAAGTGATGACTCGGCGAAAGTGGTCGAACTTCTTCACATGATGGTCGCAAGAAATTTGTCACCAGATTCATGCACAATCTCCATTGTCATAGACTTGCTCTCAAAGGATGAAAAGTATCGTAAATGTCTGGACTTGCTTCCAACATTTCCTGCCACTAGCCAATCGAAGATGACATGA
- the LOC18768676 gene encoding histone H1.2 gives MASEEAIAAVAETVENPPPEPTSTEPAEEKPAAKTGKASKAKEPKAKKPAAPKKARTTPTHPPYEEMVKDAIVTLKERTGSSQYAITKFIEEKHKQLPPNFKKLLLYHLKKLVSSDKLVKVKSSFKLPSARSAAAPKPASPVKKKPVAAAKPKAKAAAKPKGGKTTKPASKAPAKPKAAAAKPKPKPKPAAKPKAAAPKPKAAAPVKSKPVATVKPKATAAKPKAAAAKPKAAAPRPKPKERPAKAARTLTRSSPGRKAPAAKPAPKKAATPKKAPTRSVKPRSVKSPAKKAPARKGRK, from the exons ATGGCATCCGAAGAAGCGATCGCCGCCGTGGCTGAGACGGTCGAGAATCCTCCACCGGAGCCGACCAGCACCGAGCCGGCCGAGGAAAAACCGGCGGCCAAAACCGGCAAGGCGAGCAAAGCCAAGGAACCGAAGGCGAAGAAACCAGCCGCTCCCAAGAAGGCTAGAACCACTCCCACTCACCCTCCTTATGAAGAG ATGGTTAAGGATGCGATTGTGACTTTGAAAGAGAGAACTGGTTCGAGCCAGTATGCGATCACCAAGTTCATTGAAGAAAAGCACAAGCAACTCCCTCCAAACTTCAAGAAGCTTCTACTTTACCATTTGAAGAAGCTTGTTTCTTCCGATAAGCTCGTCAAGGTCAAAAGTTCATTCAAGCTTCCTTCTGCTAGGTCCGCCGCGGCACCTAAGCCTGCTTCTCCGGTGAAGAAGAAGCCAGTGGCCGCCGCCAAGCCCAAGGCTAAAGCTGCTGCGAAGCCTAAGGGAGGCAAAACGACTAAGCCAGCAAGCAAAGCTCCGGCGAAGCCAAAGGCTGCTGCAGCAAAGCCAAAGCCTAAGCCGAAACCTGCTGCAAAGCCGAAGGCTGCTGCTCCAAAGCCCAAAGCTGCTGCTCCTGTCAAGTCTAAGCCGGTTGCAACTGTCAAGCCAAAAGCTACCGCTGCCAAGCCAAAAGCTGCAGCTGCCAAGCCAAAGGCAGCAGCTCCAAGGCCCAAGCCCAAGGAGAGGCCGGCCAAGGCGGCGCGGACTCTGACGAGGTCATCTCCGGGAAGAAAAGCTCCGGCGGCCAAGCCTGCACCGAAGAAAGCTGCGACTCCAAAGAAGGCTCCAACTCGGAGCGTGAAGCCCAGAAGCGTCAAGTCGCCGGCGAAGAAAGCTCCAGCTCGGAAGGGAAGAAAGTGA
- the LOC18768115 gene encoding uncharacterized protein LOC18768115 translates to MQKGKHHGTKLVSLWILASSVAICFHPSCTNLCNLSLLTSQFSSDHNNSKPTFTQILVASSIGIIIAAAVHCRLRKLKDQKIIPRLKISDSSRVQHKLERFPHYVARQLGFKDRRECPHLCKLATEYIRKFEGFEDDIYNFFSSEPDADSLFVKLVEEFERCILSYFAFHWSLADLMISQILSCDAEPRKKLKNIVMAATREQRFERVTKNLKVARVFTTLVEEMKAMGLATAVDDSTCTEVMAPVAHADRSPVLLLMGGGMGAGKSTVLKDILKETFWAGAAGNAVVIEADAFKETDVIYRALSSRGHHDMLQTAELVHQSSTDAASSLLVTALNEGRDVIMDGTLSWVPFVVQTVTMARNVHRRRYRMGPGYKEGEDGTVIENYWERLDDEEPEQVGGRKRKPYRIELVGVVCDAYLAAIRGIRRAIMCRRAVRVNSQLKSHKRFANAFLTYCQLVDNARLYCTNALEGPPKLIGWKDKDRTLLVDPDEINCLKRVGRLNDTANSIYELYKHPNPACETGSIWKDIVLSPSRLNIQKELKYSIQKAERLKR, encoded by the exons ATGCAGAAAGGTAAGCATCATGGAACAAAACTAGTGAGCCTCTGGATATTGGCCTCTTCCGTGGCTATATGCTTCCATCCTTCATGCACAAACCTATGTAATTTATCACTCCTCACCTCTCAATTTTCTTCAGATCACAACAACAGCAAACCCACCTTCACACAGATCCTTGTAGCCTCTTCCATCGGGATCATCATCGCCGCCGCGGTGCATTGCCGTCTGCGAAAGCTCAAGGATCAGAAGATCATCCCACGCCTAAAAATATCTGACTCTAGCCGTGTTCAACACAAGCTTGAAAGGTTCCCTCATTATGTAG CTAGGCAGCTGGGATTTAAAGACAGAAGAGAATGTCCACATCTGTGCAAGTTAGCCACTGAATACATCAGAAAATTCGAAGGGTTTGAGGATGATATCTATAACTTCTTCTCAAGTGAACCGGATGCCGATTCGCTGTTTGTGAAGCTTGTGGAGGAGTTTGAGAGATGCATCCTCAGCTATTTTGCATTTCATTGGAGCCTAGCTGACCTCATGATTAGTCAG ATCTTGAGCTGTGATGCTGAGCCTAGAAAGAAGCTCAAGAACATTGTCATGGCAGCAACCAG AGAACAGAGATTTGAGAGGGtgacaaaaaatttgaaggtGGCTAGAGTTTTCACAACGTTAGTGGAAGAGATGAAAGCAATGGGGCTGGCGACGGCGGTGGATGACTCAACATGTACAGAGGTGATGGCTCCAGTAGCACATGCTGATAGAAGTCCAGTCCTCCTCCTCATGGGAGGTGGAATGGGAGCAGGGAAGAGCACTGTGCTAAAGGACATCCTCAAAGA AACATTCTGGGCTGGAGCAGCGGGGAATGCAGTAGTCATTGAGGCAGATGCCTTCAAAGAAACAGATGTTATATATAGAGCCCTCAGCTCTAGAGGACATCATGACATGCTTCAAACTGCTGAACTG GTACACCAATCATCTACAGACGCAGCATCATCACTCCTGGTCACAGCACTTAATGAAGGGCGGGATGTGATCATGGATGGCACACTCTCTTGGGTACCATTTGTTGTGCAGACAGTAACAATGGCCAGAAATGTCCACCGCCGCCGTTATCGGATGGGACCTGGTTACAAGGAGGGTGAAGATGGAACTGTTATCGAAAACTATTGGGAACGACTTGACGATGAAGAACCAGAACAAGTAGGAGGCAGAAAGAGAAAACCATACAGGATAGAGCTTGTTGGAGTTGTGTGTGATGCTTATCTAGCTGCTATAAGAGGCATAAG GAGAGCTATCATGTGTAGAAGAGCTGTACGAGTAAACTCACAATTGAAATCCCACAAGAGATTTGCAAATGCATTTCTAACATATTGCCAACTGGTTGACAACGCAAGGCTATATTGCACTAATGCATTGGAAGGTCCACCTAAG CTGATAGGATGGAAAGACAAAGACAGAACCTTGCTTGTTGATCCAGATGAAATTAATTGCTTGAAAAGGGTGGGCCGATTAAATGACACAGCGAATTCCATATACGAACTTTACAAGCACCCTAACCCAGCTTGTGAAACTGGGTCAATCTGGAAGGACATTGTCTTATCACCTTCAAGATTAAACATTCAAAAAGAGCTGAAGTACTCCATCCAGAAAGCTGAAAGATTGAAACGATAA